One segment of Gordonia terrae DNA contains the following:
- a CDS encoding AAA family ATPase, which translates to MSTPASLTLTARHNPSAAEARRGIIRVHPEVLTALSLREWDAVSITGARVTAAVVAATEPTAPTGVALLDEIAFSNAGVRENSPVVLAPVEVQGASRVVVSGSVLATQSITESTLRRALLGKVLSVGDAVSLLPRDLGPELAATEATRALARSVGITWTTELLTVTATEPGPPTGDQVSAPVSVQTNTAVLWSTTAGEVPPLVDRTGPGSPRIPGALGMVSESDSRPRTVAAPSPVREPAREPEIPVRPVSELVGVDSQVTKLTEWLTITLDEPEVLRTLGATPRLGVLVTGPAGGGKATFVRSVCASRTLVTIDGPTVGATEANTRLRTVADAVARTRAAAGVLLITDVDALLPAEPEPVAALILDELRSGIADGRIALIATTAEPVRLDARLRDPSLCDRELVIGLPDAATRARLLSAILSNVPTDGDLDLTSVASRTPGFVAGDLAALAREAALRAATRASAEKSAPSLRTEDLVGALDVIRPVSRSDSPEVALGSITLADVGDMVETKQALTEAVLWPLQHPDTFARLGVDPPRGVLLFGPPGCGKTFVVRALAASGQLSVHTVKGAELMDKWVGSSEKAVRDLFARARESAPSLIFLDEVDALAPRRGQSTDSGVGDRVVAALLTELDGVEPLQDVVVLGATNRPDLIDPALLRPGRLERLVFVPPPDADARGDILRATGRDVPLDGVDLDELAGDLDGYSAADCSALLREAALSAMRRDIDAAAVTVADVEEARKRVRPSLDPAQVADLKAYAERRLE; encoded by the coding sequence ATGAGCACGCCCGCCTCCCTCACCCTGACGGCGCGCCACAATCCCTCGGCGGCCGAGGCCCGGCGCGGCATCATCCGGGTGCACCCCGAGGTGCTGACCGCGTTGTCGCTGCGTGAATGGGACGCGGTGTCGATCACCGGCGCACGCGTCACGGCTGCCGTGGTGGCCGCGACCGAGCCCACCGCGCCGACCGGGGTGGCCCTCCTCGACGAGATCGCCTTCTCCAATGCCGGTGTCCGGGAGAACTCGCCGGTCGTTCTCGCACCTGTCGAGGTGCAGGGCGCAAGCCGCGTGGTGGTGAGCGGTTCGGTGCTGGCCACCCAGTCGATCACCGAGTCGACGCTGCGCCGCGCGCTGCTGGGCAAGGTCCTGTCCGTCGGCGACGCCGTCTCGCTGCTCCCCCGCGACCTCGGTCCCGAACTCGCCGCCACCGAGGCCACGCGCGCGCTGGCCCGCTCGGTCGGGATCACCTGGACCACCGAGTTGCTGACCGTCACCGCGACCGAGCCGGGCCCGCCCACGGGCGACCAGGTGTCGGCACCGGTCAGCGTGCAGACCAACACCGCTGTGCTGTGGTCGACGACCGCGGGCGAGGTGCCGCCCCTCGTCGACCGAACCGGCCCGGGGTCACCCCGGATCCCCGGCGCCCTCGGCATGGTGTCGGAGTCCGACTCCCGCCCGCGGACGGTCGCCGCGCCCAGCCCGGTCCGCGAGCCCGCCCGGGAGCCCGAGATCCCGGTCCGGCCGGTGTCGGAGCTGGTCGGCGTCGACTCCCAGGTCACCAAGCTCACCGAATGGCTCACCATCACCCTCGACGAGCCGGAGGTGCTGCGCACCCTCGGTGCGACACCGCGTCTCGGCGTCCTGGTCACCGGCCCGGCCGGCGGCGGCAAGGCGACCTTCGTCCGTTCGGTGTGCGCGTCGCGCACGCTGGTGACCATCGACGGCCCGACGGTCGGTGCGACGGAGGCCAACACCCGCCTGCGGACGGTCGCCGACGCGGTGGCCCGCACCCGGGCGGCCGCCGGGGTCCTGCTGATCACCGACGTCGATGCGCTGTTACCCGCCGAACCCGAGCCCGTCGCCGCACTGATCCTCGACGAACTGCGTTCCGGAATCGCCGACGGCCGCATCGCACTCATCGCGACCACCGCCGAACCGGTACGCCTCGACGCCCGGTTGCGCGACCCGTCGCTCTGCGACCGGGAACTGGTCATCGGCCTCCCTGACGCCGCGACCCGGGCGCGGTTGCTCTCGGCGATCCTGTCGAACGTCCCGACCGACGGTGACCTCGACCTCACGTCGGTCGCCTCGCGCACCCCCGGTTTCGTCGCCGGGGATCTCGCCGCGCTGGCCCGCGAGGCCGCGCTGCGCGCCGCGACGCGTGCGAGTGCCGAGAAGTCCGCGCCGTCGCTGCGCACCGAGGATCTCGTCGGCGCCCTCGACGTCATCCGGCCGGTGTCCCGCTCGGATTCCCCCGAAGTCGCGCTTGGCTCGATCACCCTCGCCGACGTCGGCGACATGGTCGAGACGAAACAGGCTCTGACCGAAGCGGTCCTGTGGCCGCTGCAACACCCCGACACCTTCGCCCGGCTCGGCGTCGACCCGCCGCGTGGGGTGCTGCTGTTCGGCCCGCCGGGCTGCGGCAAGACGTTCGTCGTCCGCGCGCTCGCGGCGTCGGGTCAGCTGTCGGTGCACACGGTCAAGGGCGCCGAGCTGATGGACAAGTGGGTCGGGTCGTCGGAGAAGGCGGTGCGGGATCTGTTCGCCCGTGCCCGCGAGTCGGCGCCCTCGCTGATCTTCCTCGACGAGGTCGACGCGCTGGCACCGCGCCGCGGTCAGTCCACCGACTCCGGTGTCGGCGATCGGGTGGTCGCCGCGCTGCTCACCGAACTGGACGGCGTCGAACCGCTCCAGGACGTGGTCGTGCTCGGTGCGACGAACCGACCCGACCTCATCGACCCGGCGCTGCTGCGGCCCGGGCGGCTGGAACGGCTCGTCTTCGTGCCGCCGCCGGACGCCGACGCCCGCGGGGACATCCTGCGCGCCACCGGGCGCGACGTCCCGCTCGACGGCGTCGACCTCGATGAGCTGGCCGGCGACCTCGACGGCTACTCGGCGGCCGACTGTTCGGCCCTGCTGCGCGAGGCCGCCCTGTCGGCGATGCGCCGGGACATCGACGCCGCCGCGGTGACCGTGGCCGACGTCGAGGAGGCCCGCAAGCGGGTTCGGCCGTCGCTCGATCCCGCGCAGGTCGCCGACCTCAAGGCCTACGCCGAGCGTCGGCTCGAGTGA
- a CDS encoding phosphatidylserine decarboxylase: MARRPRPDGSGDTGRVAHFLDLARETIPPIHPAGVPFVAAPAAVALLGRRHRWIARPAALTAGACAAFFRHPKRVPPTEPGVVVAPADGTIALVDEAVPPAESGLGTQPLPRVSTFLSIFDVHVQRVPIAGTVTAVTHTPGAFVSADLPEASRDNERTTMTIRTTAAGGAPGPELAVVQIAGLIARRIVCEPTIGDSLALGETYGLIRFGSRVDVYFPAGTRPRVSVGQRAVGGETPFAYLDQ; encoded by the coding sequence GTGGCCCGACGTCCGCGTCCGGACGGCTCCGGTGACACCGGCCGTGTCGCCCATTTTCTCGATCTGGCCCGAGAGACCATCCCCCCGATCCATCCAGCCGGTGTGCCGTTCGTCGCCGCTCCGGCCGCCGTTGCCCTGCTGGGTCGCAGGCACCGCTGGATCGCCCGGCCGGCCGCTCTGACCGCCGGGGCGTGCGCGGCCTTCTTCCGGCATCCGAAGCGGGTTCCGCCCACCGAGCCCGGGGTGGTGGTCGCGCCCGCGGACGGCACCATCGCTCTGGTCGACGAGGCCGTCCCGCCCGCCGAGTCCGGCCTGGGCACGCAGCCGCTGCCCCGGGTCTCGACGTTCCTGTCGATCTTCGACGTCCACGTGCAGCGCGTGCCGATCGCGGGCACGGTGACCGCCGTGACCCACACGCCGGGCGCGTTCGTCTCCGCCGACCTCCCCGAGGCCAGTCGCGACAACGAGCGCACCACGATGACCATCCGCACCACCGCCGCGGGCGGCGCGCCCGGCCCCGAGCTGGCGGTCGTGCAGATCGCCGGTCTCATCGCGCGGCGGATCGTGTGCGAGCCGACGATCGGGGACTCGCTGGCGCTCGGTGAGACCTACGGGCTGATCCGATTCGGCTCGCGGGTCGACGTCTATTTCCCGGCCGGCACCCGGCCCCGCGTCTCGGTCGGCCAGCGCGCGGTGGGCGGCGAGACCCCGTTCGCGTACCTGGATCAGTGA
- a CDS encoding SRPBCC family protein: MTAALIEESIDIDATPEQVWSVISDLKRMGEWSPQCKKMIIRGGTVGLGTKTININRRGPLVWPTTSKVVRFTPNQELGFRVAENHTIWSYTITPKDAGVTVTERREVNGSTTKVSSVLVDKLFGGADSFEEELKLGMAETLGKIKRAAESN, from the coding sequence ATGACCGCAGCACTCATCGAGGAATCCATCGACATCGACGCCACCCCCGAGCAGGTGTGGTCGGTGATCTCCGATCTCAAGCGCATGGGCGAGTGGAGCCCCCAGTGCAAGAAGATGATCATCCGCGGCGGCACCGTCGGGTTGGGGACCAAGACCATCAACATCAACCGCCGGGGCCCGCTGGTGTGGCCGACCACCTCCAAGGTCGTGCGCTTCACCCCCAACCAGGAACTCGGTTTCCGGGTCGCCGAGAACCACACCATCTGGAGCTACACCATCACCCCGAAGGACGCCGGCGTCACGGTCACCGAGCGCCGCGAGGTCAACGGATCGACCACCAAGGTCTCGTCGGTGCTCGTGGACAAGCTCTTCGGTGGGGCCGACTCGTTCGAAGAGGAACTCAAGCTCGGGATGGCCGAGACGCTCGGCAAGATCAAGCGCGCCGCCGAGTCCAACTGA
- the glp gene encoding gephyrin-like molybdotransferase Glp: MRTVVEHQRVVAALFGAPEPSRVAVPQSLGLATFTDVDAPLPLPGFDNSAMDGFAVRAADLADASTDSPVTLPVAADIPAGRTDDLTLEPGTAHRIMTGAPMPAGADAVVPVELTDAVVGPVAAAPTVTFTAAPERGKHIRRGGSDIEFGTRALPAGTVIGAPQIGLLAALGIAEVTVTRRLRVVVLSTGSELVEPGKPLRHGQIYESNGAMLTAAVTEAGAIGRHLHFVPDNTADFAARLDEVADDADLIITSGGVSAGAFEVVKDALSATGTVEFVKVAMQPGMPQGCGHFPSTRGTRVPIITLPGNPVSALVSFEVFIRPALRAAMALPADRERVEARLGADIRSPRGKRQFLRGVLDAGHLDGAVGVDPIGPPASHHLRYLAEADALIDIPADVEAVEAGTLVEVLVLR; the protein is encoded by the coding sequence ATGCGTACCGTCGTAGAGCATCAGCGCGTCGTCGCGGCCTTGTTCGGCGCGCCCGAACCGTCGAGGGTCGCAGTGCCGCAATCGCTGGGTCTCGCCACATTCACCGATGTCGACGCTCCGCTGCCCCTGCCCGGCTTCGACAACTCCGCGATGGACGGATTCGCCGTGCGCGCCGCCGATCTCGCGGACGCGAGCACCGATTCACCGGTCACCTTGCCGGTCGCCGCGGACATCCCCGCCGGCCGCACCGACGACCTGACGCTCGAACCGGGGACCGCACACCGCATCATGACCGGCGCCCCGATGCCCGCGGGCGCCGATGCGGTCGTCCCGGTCGAACTGACCGACGCCGTGGTCGGGCCGGTGGCCGCCGCGCCGACGGTCACCTTCACCGCGGCGCCCGAGCGGGGCAAGCACATCCGGCGCGGGGGCTCCGACATCGAGTTCGGCACCCGCGCACTGCCGGCCGGCACGGTGATCGGCGCGCCGCAGATCGGCTTGCTGGCGGCACTGGGTATCGCCGAGGTCACCGTCACCCGACGATTGCGCGTCGTCGTGCTGTCCACCGGTTCCGAACTCGTGGAGCCCGGAAAACCGTTGCGCCACGGTCAGATCTACGAGTCCAACGGCGCCATGTTGACCGCCGCGGTCACCGAGGCCGGCGCGATCGGTCGTCACCTGCACTTCGTTCCCGACAACACCGCGGACTTCGCCGCGCGGCTCGACGAGGTCGCCGACGACGCCGATCTGATCATCACCTCCGGCGGCGTCAGCGCCGGCGCCTTCGAGGTGGTCAAAGACGCACTGTCGGCGACGGGGACCGTCGAGTTCGTGAAGGTGGCGATGCAGCCGGGAATGCCCCAGGGCTGCGGCCACTTCCCCTCGACGCGTGGGACGCGGGTACCGATCATCACCCTGCCGGGCAACCCCGTCAGTGCGCTCGTGTCGTTCGAGGTCTTCATCCGGCCGGCCCTGCGCGCCGCGATGGCCCTGCCGGCCGACCGGGAGCGGGTCGAGGCCCGCCTCGGCGCCGACATCCGCTCACCCCGCGGCAAACGACAGTTCCTGCGCGGCGTACTCGACGCGGGGCACCTCGACGGAGCCGTCGGGGTCGATCCGATCGGCCCACCCGCCTCCCATCACCTGCGCTACCTGGCCGAGGCCGACGCATTGATCGACATCCCCGCCGACGTCGAGGCAGTCGAGGCCGGAACGCTGGTGGAAGTGCTGGTCCTGCGCTGA
- a CDS encoding HAD-IIA family hydrolase: MALGLLLDIDGVMVTSWRALPGAVEAIAELADQGIPRMFLTNTTSRSRGEIAEALNECGFEVESDEILSAAKLTAEHVAATYPGKRVWVLNEGPIAEDMTGVELTDDPASAEVVVLGGAGSVFTHAALSKVLEMLLDGIPVIAMHRSMTWSTSAGLSIDTGVYLEGLEKASGAKIKAIGKPSPVGFRAATEILGLEPTQVVMVGDDMHNDVLGAQAAALIGVLVRTGKFREEALHALQRDEFGPYPDHIIDSVADLPELINKLSGT; encoded by the coding sequence ATGGCGCTGGGTCTGCTGCTCGACATCGACGGGGTGATGGTCACCTCGTGGCGGGCGCTGCCGGGCGCGGTGGAGGCGATCGCCGAACTCGCCGATCAGGGCATCCCACGGATGTTCCTGACCAACACGACGTCCCGGTCGCGCGGGGAGATCGCCGAGGCGCTGAACGAATGCGGTTTCGAGGTGGAGTCGGACGAGATCCTGTCGGCGGCCAAGCTGACCGCCGAACACGTCGCCGCCACGTATCCGGGCAAGCGCGTATGGGTGCTCAACGAGGGGCCGATCGCCGAGGACATGACCGGCGTGGAGCTGACCGACGATCCGGCGTCGGCCGAGGTGGTGGTACTCGGCGGCGCCGGTTCGGTGTTCACCCACGCGGCATTGTCGAAGGTCCTGGAGATGCTGCTCGACGGCATCCCGGTGATCGCGATGCACCGGTCGATGACCTGGTCGACGTCGGCCGGTCTGAGCATTGACACCGGGGTGTACCTCGAGGGCCTCGAAAAGGCCTCGGGCGCAAAGATCAAGGCGATCGGCAAGCCCTCGCCGGTCGGTTTCCGGGCGGCCACCGAGATCCTGGGTCTCGAGCCGACGCAGGTGGTCATGGTCGGCGACGACATGCACAACGACGTCCTGGGAGCCCAGGCCGCGGCGCTGATCGGGGTGCTGGTGCGCACCGGCAAGTTCCGCGAGGAGGCGCTGCATGCGTTGCAGCGTGACGAGTTCGGGCCCTACCCCGACCACATCATCGACTCGGTGGCCGACCTCCCCGAGCTCATCAACAAGCTCAGCGGAACCTGA
- a CDS encoding DUF350 domain-containing protein, whose protein sequence is MELLRDNLAAGASFSLVGIALLILGFAALDLVTPGRLRQLVWIEHNRNAVLLTTSMVIGLAIVLVCSVIDTELLELWRALLYTAAYSVLTIAVMMWSFVLIDWLTPGKLGTLLFDGAPGADDAPDSLDTGRRTADEHPAGWITAAVFVAVGAVIGMTLLV, encoded by the coding sequence ATGGAACTGCTGCGGGACAATCTGGCCGCGGGCGCGTCGTTCAGCCTGGTCGGCATCGCCTTGCTCATCCTGGGATTCGCGGCACTCGACCTGGTGACGCCCGGCCGGCTGCGGCAGCTGGTGTGGATCGAACACAATCGCAACGCGGTGCTGCTGACCACGTCGATGGTCATCGGTCTCGCGATCGTGCTGGTCTGTTCGGTGATCGACACCGAACTCCTGGAGCTGTGGCGCGCGCTGCTCTACACCGCGGCGTACTCGGTGCTCACGATCGCGGTGATGATGTGGTCGTTCGTGCTGATCGACTGGCTCACGCCCGGGAAGCTGGGAACGCTGCTGTTCGACGGGGCGCCGGGCGCCGACGACGCTCCCGACTCCCTCGACACCGGCCGGAGGACCGCCGACGAGCATCCCGCGGGGTGGATCACGGCCGCGGTGTTCGTCGCCGTGGGCGCCGTCATCGGGATGACCCTGCTGGTCTGA
- a CDS encoding TetR/AcrR family transcriptional regulator — protein sequence MGPSADPASQTRPMAARARLLRAAVEAFAAKGFNGTTTRDIANGAQMSSAAVYVHFRSKEELLFEISDAGHRAILAAIDDADDPSASPGDRLRAIVHAFTEHHAREHVGGRVVNYELNALAPDHLGTVMAMRREITRRVRAIVDAGIGNGDFAVADSLATTNAMLSMGIDVARWYRDGGSLSPEEMGDFYAELATRMVGWRPTVAE from the coding sequence ATGGGCCCGTCCGCCGATCCGGCGTCGCAAACGCGGCCGATGGCCGCTCGGGCCCGGCTCCTGCGTGCCGCCGTCGAGGCGTTCGCCGCGAAGGGGTTCAACGGCACCACCACGAGGGACATCGCCAACGGTGCGCAGATGAGCTCAGCAGCGGTCTACGTGCACTTCCGCTCCAAGGAGGAGCTGCTGTTCGAGATCTCCGACGCGGGGCACCGTGCCATTCTCGCGGCGATCGACGACGCCGACGATCCGTCGGCGTCACCCGGTGACCGGTTGCGGGCGATCGTCCACGCGTTCACCGAGCACCACGCGCGCGAACACGTGGGCGGTCGGGTGGTGAACTACGAGCTGAACGCGCTCGCGCCCGACCATCTCGGCACCGTGATGGCCATGCGCCGCGAGATCACCCGGCGGGTGCGCGCGATCGTCGACGCCGGCATCGGCAACGGGGACTTCGCCGTTGCCGATTCGCTCGCCACCACCAACGCGATGCTGTCCATGGGTATCGACGTCGCGCGGTGGTATCGCGACGGGGGTTCGCTCTCGCCCGAGGAGATGGGGGACTTCTACGCGGAGCTGGCCACTCGGATGGTCGGGTGGCGACCGACCGTCGCGGAGTGA
- a CDS encoding acyl-CoA dehydrogenase family protein: MQLTFSPEEEAFREELRGIFAKVPEDVRKRCEEGKLNYPEDLVTTTRILNEHGVATPSWPAEYGGKDWTPIQHHIYREEMSLAFVPDMLPFNVGMIGPVIAQFGSDEMKERFLAKTANLDIWWCQGFSEPEAGSDLASLKTRAVRDGDEYVINGQKTWTTLGQFADWIFCLARTNPDVKKQAGISMFLFPMDTPGVEIRPIQLIDGSYEVNEVFFNDVRVPAENMVGEENSGWTQAKFLLGNERNGIARVGYTKAKLARAKELAKQTRTAKGTLLDDPLFAARLAEVENELLALELTQLRVAASSADGKPNPASSLLKLTGSQLQQAAMELLADIAGPDSLPVAQLDASAPNGSAEVSAPEWAQLAAPTYLNYRKVTIYGGSSEVQRQIIDKAVLGL, from the coding sequence ATGCAGCTGACATTCAGTCCTGAAGAAGAGGCCTTCCGCGAGGAGTTGCGCGGAATCTTCGCCAAGGTCCCCGAAGACGTTCGCAAGCGGTGCGAAGAGGGCAAACTCAACTACCCGGAGGACCTCGTCACCACGACGCGCATCCTCAACGAGCACGGTGTGGCCACCCCGAGCTGGCCCGCGGAGTACGGCGGCAAGGACTGGACCCCGATCCAGCACCACATCTACCGCGAGGAGATGAGCCTCGCGTTCGTCCCCGACATGCTCCCCTTCAACGTCGGCATGATCGGTCCGGTCATCGCCCAGTTCGGGTCCGACGAGATGAAGGAACGCTTCCTCGCCAAGACCGCGAACCTCGACATCTGGTGGTGCCAGGGCTTCTCCGAGCCCGAGGCCGGTTCGGACCTGGCCTCGCTCAAGACCCGCGCGGTTCGCGATGGCGACGAGTACGTCATCAACGGACAGAAGACGTGGACCACGCTCGGCCAGTTCGCGGACTGGATCTTCTGCCTCGCGCGCACGAACCCCGATGTCAAGAAGCAGGCCGGCATCAGCATGTTCCTGTTCCCGATGGACACCCCGGGCGTCGAGATCCGGCCGATCCAGCTCATCGACGGCAGCTACGAGGTCAACGAAGTCTTCTTCAACGACGTCCGCGTACCCGCCGAGAACATGGTCGGCGAGGAGAACAGCGGCTGGACGCAGGCCAAGTTCCTGCTCGGCAACGAGCGCAACGGCATCGCCCGCGTCGGCTACACCAAGGCGAAGCTGGCCCGCGCCAAGGAACTCGCCAAGCAGACCCGGACAGCGAAGGGCACCCTGCTCGACGACCCGCTGTTCGCCGCCCGCCTGGCCGAGGTCGAGAACGAACTGCTCGCGCTCGAGCTGACCCAGCTGCGTGTCGCCGCGTCGTCGGCCGACGGCAAGCCGAACCCGGCGTCGTCGCTGCTGAAGCTCACCGGCAGCCAGCTGCAGCAGGCCGCGATGGAGCTGCTCGCCGACATCGCCGGCCCGGATTCGCTCCCGGTCGCCCAGCTCGACGCGTCGGCACCCAACGGCAGTGCGGAGGTGAGCGCCCCCGAGTGGGCCCAGCTCGCCGCACCGACCTACCTCAACTACCGCAAGGTCACGATCTACGGCGGCTCGTCGGAAGTGCAGCGCCAGATCATCGACAAGGCCGTCCTGGGCCTCTGA
- a CDS encoding CDP-alcohol phosphatidyltransferase family protein yields MTSSGTTPGRRRPGSRTARTPTARSASRHAQAHPVPRKEPERRRLRRQAQASRIVIPSSLTILAICAGLTAMRSAINGDVDTAMALLVAAAFLDGIDGRVARLMGATSRIGAEIDSLADAINFGVVPAMIIYFHFIDGHDLGWVLALIYCCAIVLRLARFNTLLDDDEAPAYTKDFFAGVPAPAAAICALLPIGLEQQFGDGWWTSLPAVGGWLILVAFMAVSRIPTSSLKTASIPPGAVAGLLVLVAAAAALLVTFPYVLMMIAIAGYAVHIPFAWRARRWVASRPEHWDDKPAERRAQRRALRTASPGGRRRRPVINSLGRLGLNRPTGPGVTAPSTTGGTTESEPE; encoded by the coding sequence ATGACCTCATCCGGCACGACCCCCGGGCGTCGACGACCCGGCTCGCGCACCGCCCGGACCCCGACAGCACGCTCGGCCAGCCGACACGCACAGGCGCACCCGGTTCCGCGAAAGGAGCCGGAGCGCCGTCGTCTGCGCCGCCAGGCACAGGCCAGCCGCATCGTCATCCCGTCCTCGCTGACGATCCTCGCGATCTGCGCGGGCCTCACCGCCATGCGGTCGGCCATCAACGGCGACGTCGACACCGCGATGGCGCTCCTGGTCGCGGCGGCGTTCCTCGACGGTATCGACGGCCGGGTCGCACGCCTGATGGGAGCGACGAGCCGCATCGGCGCCGAGATCGACTCACTGGCCGACGCGATCAACTTCGGTGTGGTCCCGGCGATGATCATCTACTTCCACTTCATCGACGGGCACGACCTCGGCTGGGTGCTCGCCCTGATCTACTGCTGCGCCATCGTGCTGCGGCTCGCGAGATTCAACACCCTGCTCGACGACGACGAGGCACCGGCGTACACAAAGGATTTCTTCGCCGGTGTCCCCGCGCCCGCCGCGGCGATCTGCGCACTCCTGCCGATCGGGCTGGAACAACAGTTCGGTGACGGGTGGTGGACCTCGCTGCCGGCCGTGGGCGGGTGGTTGATTCTCGTCGCGTTCATGGCCGTGAGCCGAATCCCGACCTCCTCGCTCAAGACCGCCTCGATCCCGCCCGGCGCGGTGGCCGGCCTGCTGGTGCTCGTCGCCGCGGCCGCGGCACTGCTGGTGACCTTCCCCTACGTGCTGATGATGATCGCGATCGCCGGGTACGCAGTGCACATCCCGTTCGCGTGGCGCGCACGTCGCTGGGTCGCCTCCCGTCCCGAGCACTGGGATGACAAACCGGCCGAACGTCGTGCCCAGCGTCGGGCCCTGCGCACCGCGTCTCCCGGTGGACGGCGCCGGCGGCCGGTCATCAACTCACTCGGCCGCCTGGGCCTGAACCGCCCCACCGGCCCCGGCGTCACCGCGCCCAGCACGACCGGCGGGACGACCGAAAGCGAGCCCGAATGA
- a CDS encoding acyl-CoA dehydrogenase family protein, which yields MDFELSEEQGMLRDTVREVLTKTYDVETLRKVTDTDLGWSEKVWKSLAEIGILGLTFPENEGGMDAGPVEFTSVMTELGRALAPEPYLDSVLVPGSLLGLADDATRAELRTALASGELLMAFAHTEPGDRWPEARVETTASADGVLNGTKSLVGHGDCAAKLIVSARDDKGVGLYLIDADAEGVTRTPYRTHDRRRGAQIEFTDAKATRLGDGDASQTIADAEVGIQTALCAEAVGAMERSLDLTVEYLKSRKQFGVTLSSFQALTHRAADMYVQLELARSLSLYATSALADGIADPIIASRAKLQICRSARLVGQEAIQMHGGIGMTAEYPIAHYVSRLTAISHTLGDASDHVTRLAENVDSYDMLSVG from the coding sequence ATGGATTTCGAGCTTTCCGAAGAGCAGGGGATGCTGCGCGACACCGTTCGCGAAGTCCTCACCAAGACCTACGACGTCGAGACGCTGCGCAAGGTCACCGACACCGACCTCGGCTGGAGCGAGAAGGTGTGGAAGTCGCTGGCCGAGATCGGCATCCTCGGCCTCACCTTCCCGGAGAACGAGGGCGGCATGGATGCCGGGCCCGTCGAATTCACCAGTGTGATGACCGAACTCGGCCGCGCACTGGCTCCGGAGCCCTACCTCGACTCGGTCCTCGTCCCCGGCTCGCTCCTCGGCCTCGCCGACGACGCGACCCGCGCCGAGCTGCGGACCGCACTGGCATCCGGCGAACTCCTGATGGCTTTCGCCCACACCGAGCCGGGTGACCGGTGGCCGGAGGCCCGGGTCGAGACCACCGCGTCGGCCGACGGCGTCCTGAACGGAACCAAGAGCCTTGTCGGACACGGCGATTGCGCAGCCAAGCTGATCGTGTCGGCCCGCGACGACAAGGGCGTCGGCCTCTACCTCATCGACGCCGACGCCGAGGGCGTCACCCGCACCCCCTACCGGACCCACGATCGTCGGCGCGGTGCGCAGATCGAGTTCACCGATGCCAAGGCCACGCGCCTCGGCGACGGCGACGCCTCGCAGACGATCGCCGATGCGGAGGTCGGCATCCAGACGGCGCTGTGCGCCGAGGCCGTCGGCGCGATGGAGCGCAGCCTCGATCTCACCGTCGAATACCTCAAGTCGCGCAAGCAGTTCGGCGTCACACTGTCGTCGTTTCAGGCGCTCACCCACCGGGCCGCCGACATGTACGTCCAGCTCGAACTGGCGCGCAGCCTGAGCCTGTATGCGACCTCGGCGCTGGCCGACGGCATCGCCGACCCGATCATCGCGTCGCGGGCGAAGCTGCAGATCTGCCGGTCCGCGCGTCTGGTCGGCCAGGAAGCGATCCAGATGCACGGCGGTATCGGCATGACCGCCGAGTACCCCATCGCCCACTACGTGAGCCGACTGACCGCGATCAGCCACACCCTCGGCGACGCGTCGGACCATGTGACCCGCCTGGCGGAGAACGTCGACTCCTACGACATGCTCAGCGTCGGCTGA